The Cryptosporangium aurantiacum DNA segment TGGACGGGTCCTCGACGCGCTCACCGGGCGGTGAGGCGTGCGCTTCGACCTGGACGACGACCAGCGGGCGCTCGCCGACACCGTGGACAGCCTGGTGGCCCGGCGCGGCGATCTCCGGGCGGCGATCGAGGCGGGTTACGACACCGCGCTCTGGCGGACGCTCTGCGACCAGATCGGTGTGGCCGGGCTCGCGATCCCCGAGGAGTACGGTGGCGCGGGCTGTACGTACGTGGAGTCGCACGTCGTGCTGGAACGGCTCGGTGCCACGCTCACCCCGTCGCCGCTGCTGGGCTCGGCGGTGCTGACCGCGCAGGCGGTGCTGGCCGCCGCACCGCCCGCCGACCGCGAACGCCTGCTGCCCGACCTCGCCGCCGGCCGTTCGCTCGGCGCGCTGGCTTGGGCGGACGCCGCCGGACGGTGGCGCGCTGACGGCTCGGACGTGACCGCGCGCCCCACCGGCTCCGGCTGGACGCTCACCGGCACCGCGACGCTGGTCCTGGACGGCGCCGACGCCGACCTGCTGCTCGTCGTCGCGGGCACCCGTACCGGCGTCGGGCTGTTCGAGGTGTCGCCGGACGCGACCGGCGTCACCCGGGACGTGACGCCCGCACTGGACCCCACGCTGCGGTTCGCCACGCTGACGTTCCGCGGTGCGCGGGCGAGCGCGCTGTCCACCGACGCCGCGCCCGCACTGCGCCGGGTGCGGGACGTCGCGGCGATCGCGGTCACCGCGCTCCAGGTCGGCGCCGCCCAGCGCTGCCTGGACCTGACCGTGGCGCACCTGCGCGACCGGGTCCAGTTCGGACGGCCGCTCGGCTCGTTCCAGGCGCTCAAGCACCGGGTCGCGGACCTGTTCGTGGAGGTCGAGACCGCCCGGTCGATGTCCTGGGCCGCCGCGTGGGCAGCCGCGCACGATCCGGACGACCTGCCACTGCGCGCCGCGCTGGCGAAAGCCTGGTGTTCGGACGCGTTCACCCATGTCGCCGCCGAGACGATCCAGCTACACGGCGGGATCGCGATCACCTGGGAACACGACGCCCACCTGTACTTCAAACGCGCGCACGCGACCGCCCAGCTGTTCGGCGCGGCCCGCGAGCACCGCCGTCGCCTGCTCGAGTACGTCTAGCCACGGAGTATTGATGGACAAAACCATGCAGCTCGCTGACCTGACGTCCCACGTCGAGTCGGGCATGACGATCGGCATCGGCGGCTGGGGATCGCGCCGCAAGCCGATGGCGCTGGTGCGGCAACTGCTGCGCAGCGACGTCACCGACCTGACCGTGGTGTCGTTCGGCGGCCCGGACGTCGGGCTGCTCTGCGCCGCGGGCAAGGTGCGCCGGGTGATCTACGGGTTCGTATCGCTGGACAGCATCGCGCTCGACCCGCACTTCCGCGCCGCACGCGAACAGCACGGCCTGCCGGTCACCGAGTACGACGAGGGCATGTTCGTCGCGGCGCTGCGGGCCGGGGCGAGCCGGCTGTCGTTCCTGCCGACCCGGGCCGGCCTGGAGAGCGACGTCCTGACGCTCAACCCCGAGCTGCGCACGGTCGCGTCGCCCTACGACGACGAGGTGTACGTCGCCGTGCCCGGGATCCGGCTCGACGTCGCGCTGATCCACCTCAACCGTGGCGACGCGCACGGCAACGGCCAGTACCTCGGCCCCGACCCGTACTTCGACGACGTGTTCGCGATGGCCGCCGACCGGTGCGTGCTGAGCGTCGAGAAAATCGTGGACACCACCGAGCTGACCGCTGCGGCTCCGCCGCAGTCGCTGCTCGTCAGCCGGATGTTCGTGCACGCGGTCGTCGAAGCGCCGAACGGCGCGCACTTCACCTCGTGCGTTCCGGACTATCCGCGGGACGAAGCCTTCCAAAAACGCTATGTGGACGCTGCGGGCAGCGGCGAATCGTGGCGGGCGTTCGAGGCGTCGTACCTGGCCGGGGACGAGGCGCAGTACCAGGAGGCGGTGCGCGCGCTGCGCGTGCCCGAGGAGGTGACGGTGTGAGCGTGCTCGCCGCGACCAGGGCCGAGGTGTGTGTCGTCGCGTGTTCGGACGCGTGGCGCGGTTCCGGGGAGGTGCTGGCGCACGCGGTCGGGACCGTACCGACGATCAGCGCGCGACTGGCCCGGCTGACGCACTCGCCGGATCTGGTGCTCTCCGACGGCGAGGCGTTCCTGATGAGTTCGCCGCCCCCGCTCGGTGGTACGGCTGCGGACGGTGGCACGGTGGAGGGCTGGCTGCCGTTCCGGAGCGTCTTCGACGTGCTGAACGCCGGGCGCAGGCACAGCA contains these protein-coding regions:
- a CDS encoding acyl-CoA dehydrogenase family protein, encoding MRFDLDDDQRALADTVDSLVARRGDLRAAIEAGYDTALWRTLCDQIGVAGLAIPEEYGGAGCTYVESHVVLERLGATLTPSPLLGSAVLTAQAVLAAAPPADRERLLPDLAAGRSLGALAWADAAGRWRADGSDVTARPTGSGWTLTGTATLVLDGADADLLLVVAGTRTGVGLFEVSPDATGVTRDVTPALDPTLRFATLTFRGARASALSTDAAPALRRVRDVAAIAVTALQVGAAQRCLDLTVAHLRDRVQFGRPLGSFQALKHRVADLFVEVETARSMSWAAAWAAAHDPDDLPLRAALAKAWCSDAFTHVAAETIQLHGGIAITWEHDAHLYFKRAHATAQLFGAAREHRRRLLEYV
- a CDS encoding CoA-transferase; the encoded protein is MMDKTMQLADLTSHVESGMTIGIGGWGSRRKPMALVRQLLRSDVTDLTVVSFGGPDVGLLCAAGKVRRVIYGFVSLDSIALDPHFRAAREQHGLPVTEYDEGMFVAALRAGASRLSFLPTRAGLESDVLTLNPELRTVASPYDDEVYVAVPGIRLDVALIHLNRGDAHGNGQYLGPDPYFDDVFAMAADRCVLSVEKIVDTTELTAAAPPQSLLVSRMFVHAVVEAPNGAHFTSCVPDYPRDEAFQKRYVDAAGSGESWRAFEASYLAGDEAQYQEAVRALRVPEEVTV